In bacterium, a genomic segment contains:
- a CDS encoding nucleotide pyrophosphohydrolase, with protein sequence MLDDLTRRIVAFRDARDWKRFHSPKNLAASISIEAGELLELFQWSSDATVAADLAARKPDVERELADVLIYCLLLAHDAGIDPEEAIARKLEENAAKYPAEKARGSRAKYTEL encoded by the coding sequence GTGCTCGACGACCTGACGCGGCGCATCGTCGCCTTCCGCGACGCGCGCGACTGGAAGCGGTTCCACTCGCCGAAGAACCTCGCCGCCTCGATCAGCATCGAGGCCGGCGAGCTCTTGGAGCTGTTCCAATGGAGCAGCGACGCGACCGTCGCCGCCGACCTCGCCGCCCGCAAGCCCGACGTCGAGCGCGAACTCGCCGACGTCCTGATCTACTGCCTCCTCCTCGCCCACGACGCGGGCATCGACCCCGAAGAGGCGATCGCCCGCAAGCTCGAGGAGAACGCGGCCAAGTACCCCGCGGAGAAGGCTCGGGGAAGCCGGGCGAAGTACACGGAGCTGTGA